AGCCTGCCCAGGATCTTCGCCGCGGCTCCGGCGGGCCCGACCAGCACGCACTCGGGACAGATCTCCCCTTCCAGCTCCTCCCCGTCGAACAGCCTCATGCCCCGGCGCTTCACCGCATACATGCCGCCGCAACAGGCGCACTCGTTCCGCCGCTCGAGAGGATTCTCCGGACCGGGGTGAAAAAAACGGATTCGAAGCAATGTTCGGATGGAAACCGCGCGGGGGTGCGGTCAGACCCGCGCCTTCAAAGGAATATGGATCATCGCCTCGCAGCCGCCCCCCGCCCGGGACGCTACGCTCACGGTTCCCCCCGCCTGGCCGACGAGGTACCTCGCCACGGGCAGCCCCATTCCCACGTTGAAGGCCGATTTGCGGGTCGTGAACCCTTCCTCGAAGATCTTCTCCCCGGATCCCGCCGGAATCCCCGGCCCACTATCCGCCACGGTAAATGTCCACGCTTCGGCATCGATGGACGCGCGGATCGAAAGCTTCCCGCCGGTTCCCGCCATCGCTTCCGCCCCGTTGAACAGGAGCGCGAGGAGCGCCAGGCCGAAATCGCGGCGATCGGCGTGGAGAATCCCGCGGGGAAGGTCCTCCGGCGGCACGACGACGACGTCGTTGCGGCCAAGGTCGTATTTGGCGAACAGGAGGATCTCCGGGATCACCTCTCCCGGGAGGAACGGCTCCTGTGCGGGGGCGTGCGGACGGGCGTGCCGGGAAAACTGCTGGATGATCGCCCCGATCCTTTCTCCGGCGGCAAGGATCTTCCCCGAGCCGTTCCGGACTTTTTCCTCGTTTCCGGCGGCGAGCTGGACGAGCTCGGAAAACCCGAGAACCACGCTCAGGTGGTTGTCCACCTCATGTGCGACGCCCATCACCATCCGGCCGAACAGGGAAAGCCTGTATCGCTCCACATCCTTGCGTTCCATCCCGCATCCTCCCTCGGCCGTGGGTCCTACGTGGTCCTGGAGATCACCACCCGGTTCTTCCCCGCCCGCTTCGCCGCGTACATCGCCTCGTCCGCCGCCCGGATCATCGATTCCACCTCGACTCCGTGTTCCGGGTAGGAGGAGACGCCGATGCTGACCGTAACCGATTTGCCTTCCATCGGCGTCGACTCGATCCGATGCCGTATCTTTTCCGCGACGATCCCCGCCCCCCGGGCCTCTATGCTTGCCCGCAGCCGCTCCGCCGCTTCGCCTCCCTGCACCTGCGCCGCCTCGGGAAGGATGACGGCGAACTCCTCGCCGCCGTACCGGCAGGCGATGTCGACCTCGTACGAGGGCTTCGCGTCGCTCCTGCGGATGGTCCCCCGGATCAGGTCGGCCATCCTTCGCAGGAGGGCGTCCCCTTCGAGATGACCGAACGTGTCGTTGAAACGCTTGAAATCGTCCACGTCGAGGATGAGGAGGGAAAGGGTCCGCCCGTACCGCTTCGCCCGCTGGATCTCGGAGTTCAGTCGATGGAAGAAGTACCGACGGTTATAAAACGAGGTGAGCGCGTCCTTGGTGACCAGTTCCCTCATCTCCGCCTCGCGACGGCGCACCGTGTCCATCATGTGGACACCGATGAACGCGACGCAGACGTTCACGATGGAGACCCACCCCCACTTGATCATATCGTAGGAGAAGTTGGACTGCAGTTCATTGTTCTCGAAGGGCATGTGAACCGGAGGGATCAACCTGTAGTATTCCATCGTGAGGACTCCCCCGTAGGCCACCATGCCCGCCAGGGCGATCGCGTACGTGTCCGACGCCTTGTCCATGATGAGAGCCGACTCGAGGGTGAGGATCAGGTACATCGCCCAGAACCACGAGACGGCGCCTCCGCTGAAGTGCACGATGACGGTCACGAAGACAAGGTCGAACAGGAGCTGCGCCTGGTTCAGCTGCCGGATGCGGCTGAACGCCCGGTAGGTGTACTGGTACCAGGCGTTGTACGCCACCGCGAAGAAAAAGGCCCCCACGGCGACGGCCAGGTGCAACGGCGTGACGTCAAGCGCATCCGCCGTGACGTGCAGGTAAAAGAAGTACGCGTAGACGGCGTACGCGGCGAGGATGGCGAGGATGGCCCATCGGGCGCGGATGACCATCCCCACCCTCTCCCGCGACTCCTTCAGCCACTCCAGCTCCGCGGTTGAAGGCGCTTCCCCTGAAACCATTCCCCATTTCACCAGCATGTCGTCCAACTTCTTCACCAGGCCCTTTCCCAATGTTCCGCACCCCCCCCGTCAGATCTGCATCCCTAGAACACCTCCTGGTCCCCGACGCTTGGACTCGTACATCAGGCGGTCGGCCGTGTTCAGAATCTCTACACGCCCGGGGGCGTCGGGCGCGCAGGCCGCGTACCCGACGCTCGCGGTGAAGGAGATGATGTTCCCCCCCCCTATGTCAAGCCGGACGCTCGATATCCCCTCTGCGATCCGCCCCGCGATCACGGCAGCGGAGGAAAGGTCGGTCTCGGGAAGGATCACGGCGAACTCGTCCCCCCCGTACCTCGCCGCGATGTCCGTCTTCCGAAGTTGCGCTCCCAGCGCGCCCGCGACCAGAGCGAGCACGCGGTCTCCCGTCGTGTGGCCGTACCGGTCGTTGATATCCTTGAAGCGGTCCAGGTCCAGGATGATGACGGCCATCGGCCGAACGTACCGGTTCGCCCGCTCCAGCTCTATCGCGAGCTTCTCGTGGAACGCCCCGTGGTTGTAGAGCAGCGTCAGGGAGTCCTTCTCGGCGAGCGATCGGACCAGCCCGAACATCTCCGCGTTCTCGATGGCGATGGCGAGATGGGCCGCGAGCGCACGCATCGTCGGGAGCAGCTCCGGCTCGAACGCGTTCGCCTCGGAGTGGTTGAGCATCAGCACCCCGATGCTCTTCCCCTTCGACACGAGCGGGACGCACATGAACGAACGCACATCCGTGCGGCCCCCTCCGTAGTGGAGAAAGTCCGGGGAGGACCTGACATCGGGAATCCACGCGGGCTCCCCGGTGTTGAACACTTTCCCCGCGACCCCTTCCCCAGGCGCGAGGGTGAACGCCTGGGGCGTCCTCCCATCGCACCCTGACAGGGATTTCGCCACCAGCCGCTTCGTCTCCCGGGAGTAGAGCATGATGCAGAAGTCGTTCAGGCCGAGCTTCCCCATCACCCGTTCCGGGAGGATCCGGTACAGTTCCTCGAGATCGAGGGTTCCGGCGATGACGGTGGATACTTCCGCGATCGTCCGCAGGTACTGGACGTTCGACTCGAGGTTTGCCCGCGTTTCCTCGAGGGCGCGCCGGAGGCGCTCGACCTGCGTGAGCCGCTCCTCGCGTTCCCGGACCGTTTCCCGAAGCGTGGCGACCGACCGCTCCTGCCGGGCGGAGATCGCCTCCGCCAACGGAGCGAGGGGGCCTTTCAACGACGGCAGGGATTCGTCGGTTTCCCCGGATACGGCGTTCCGCAGCCGTTCGACCTGTTGGAGCACGGTCCTCTCGAGGAGGACGGAACTGACGACGGCCAGGACGAACTCGCCGGCGGCGACCCCCGCCATGAACATCCCGCCGGCAGTGGAGAAGCCCCCGAGGAGGATGGAAGTCGCGGCCGTCAACGCAAGCAGGCCGCACCAGGAGAATGCGAATCCCCTCCGCCACCCGGAACGATCCCGGAAGACCCCCCTGCTCCTGTCGTCACCCTCCGGCATTATGGGAAATTACCATGAATCCCACCTGCCGGAAACGAGGTATATCGGCGAATCCGTCCGCATCGATGACAGGACCTTCCAGCAGGTCGTCAGAACACCGCCCCGATGGTGAAGTGCCACTCCGCCGGCGACTCCCCGGCGCGGCGATCGAGTTTCCAGCCGTAGTCGAGACCGACGGGCCCGACGGGAGTCAGGTAGCGAAGCCCCAGGCCCGCGGATTCCCGAAGATCGAATCCGTTCTCCGGATCCCGGGCGAACCAGACGCTCCCCGCATCGATGAACATCGCCCCGATCATCCCGTATCGGAGCGGAACACGCAATTCGGTGTTCAGGTTCACCATCATGTCGCCGCCGGTGGGCGCGCCGTCCGCCCCCTTGGCTCCCAGCTCGTCTTCCTTGAAGCCGCGAACGGTGCTTCTCCCGCCGAGGAAGAACCGCTTCTGGATCGGCACCTCCTCGGTGCGTCCGAAAGCGCGGGCCATGCCGGCCCTGCCGGAGATGACGAACGTGCTGCGCCGGAACACGGTGTAGTAGAAGCTGCTCTGGCCCGACACCTTGAAGTAGTCCACCTCGGAACCCAGCGGCAGCGTCGCCACCTCCGCCGACCCGGAAAGGAGGGTCCCCTTCTTCGGGTTGAACGGGTCGTCGCGGAAATCGAGGACCGCCAGCGCACGGACGGCGGCGACGGTGGCGTACCCCTGGTCTTCGGGGGAAAGGACCGCGCCTGGCGCCACGTCCGACACCTGGTCCCGCGACAGTTCGTATTGCAGCGCCACGGAAGATCGTTCGAGCACCTTCCGCGTGATGCTCGCCACGACGCTCGCCTTCCGGAGGTTGAAGCTTATCCGCTCGGCCTTCTGGTACGATCCCGTGAGCCCGCCTTCCCACTTCCACCGGTTGCCGAAGATCCACGGTTCCCTGAGATCGCCGATCAGCCTTTGTTCCTTCTGGCTCATGATGGCCTGCGCGGAGAAACTCCGCCCGAGTCCGTCGAGGTTCTTCTCCTTCGCCCCGAGGAGTCCCCGGAAGCCGGTGTCCGTGCCCCACCCGCCGCCGAACTCCACCTCGAAAAAGAGGGCCTCCTCGACCTCGAACACCAGGTCCAGGATCCCCTCCTCCGGGCGCTTCACGCGCTGGACCCGCACGCTCTTGTAGAGACCCGTGGCGTAGACCGCCTGCTGGAACTTGAGCAGGTCTTTCTCCCCCGCCGTCCCTCCCGGTGAGATCGGGTTCTCACGCAGGACCGCCGTGCCCCGGGTCAGGAGCGTCCCTTGGACCACGATGTTCCCAAGACGGTAGCGGGGACCCTCGACGATCGCGAACCGCACCACGGAAGAGGCGTCCGCCTCCAGGAGCACCTCGGACTCCACGCGCACATCCAGGTAGCCGGAATCGCGATAATGCACGGCCACCGCCTCCTGGTCGGCCTCCGCCCCGGCATAGTCGAGATACGCCCCCTCCTTGTTCCTGATGATCGCCAGGAATTCGGACCGGAGAAAGTGGTCGTTCCCCCGGAATTCGATGTTCCGGACCCGGTATCGCGGCCCCTCCTCCATCCGGATCGTCTTCACGATCCCGCCCCCGTCGTCCCATGTGTTGTCGATCCCGAGGATCTTCATCCTGGCGTAGCCGGATTTCTGATACAAACCGACGATCGCGTTCATGTCGTCGTTCCAATCCTCGTCGCGGTATTTCCCGGAGTCCGTGATCCAATGAAACACCCCGCGTCCCCTGGTCGTCATCTGCGCGCGAAGCGTCTTCTCGCTCAAGCCATGATTCCCGGAGAAGCGGACGTCCTTGACATAGCCCCGCTTCCCTTCCCTGACCGACACGACGAGAGGAGTCAAGCCCGCGGACGGCACTTCCACGGCGACAACGGCATCGGACATCAGGTAGCCCTGTCCCCGGTAAAACGCGACCAACCTCTCTCGCAAATCGCGCACCAGGGCTCCCTCGGAGATCTCCTCATCGCTCCGAAGTCCCGCCACCTCCTCGAGGCGGGTCGGCGTGAAGGCGGTGACACCTTCCCAGCGCACCGCGTACCGCGGCCCCTCTTCGACCTGCACGGCCGGGCACAGCAGGTCCGAAGACGGCTCGCACCGCTCGACCGAGTCGCTCACGTGCACGGCGAGGAACCCCGCCTTCTTGTATTCGCTCCGCAAGCGGGAGAGTCCCTTTTCCCACCGGCGGAAGTCGTGCGGCTTCCCCGATTCCGTTTCGAGAAACCCCGAAAGCTCTCCGGGCGTGAACCGACTGGCCCCCGGGAACCGGAGATTCCCCACGGTCCCGGGCTCCCCCTCGGCAACCGTGACCAGGACCTTTCCCCCGCCGTTTTCCACGTTGCAGATCACCGAAACGGTGGCCGTGCCCCGGACGAATCCCTTCCGCGCCAGGAATGCCTTCACGGCCTCCTCCGCGTCGGAAAGATCCTTTTCCTCGACGGGGGCCCCTCGCTTCAGCCGGGACGCGGAGATGATCTGCGCAGGGGTGAACCGCTTCGCCCCGGCCACCTCGATCTCCGCCACCAGGGGATACGGCCGGAGGAAGAAGAGGAGATCCGCCTTCCCGTCCGTTTCGCGAGTGAACGCGGAGACCTCGCGGAATACCGATTTTTCGTACAACCCCCGGATCGACGCCCGAACCCCCTCCCGGGTGAGCCGATCCCCCGGGCGCACCTTGATGAGCCCCGTGAGCTCCTCGTAGGAGATCAGGTACGGGGACGACACCTGGAAGGAGATCGTGGAGATGACGGGTGCGGTGGATGCCTGCGCGACGGCGTCGGCCGCGGCGACGGACCCGGGAAGGAGGAGGAGCGCCACCGCAAGGAGCAGTGGAAAAGCTTTACTCCTTTCCACGAAGGAAATCCTTCCACTGTCGATACCTGTAACGAAACTTGAGGTCGGCGCCGAGGTCCCCCTCCTGGGTTGTCGTGGCGCTCTGCCATGACCCCTGGAGGAAGATGTTTTCCCGAAGCTTGACCTCGGCGGTGGCGGTGCTGTCGGCCGATGTGCCGATGCTCGTGGCCATGGAAACGGAGGCCCGATCCCCGAACGATTTCCCCACGATGAACTTCGGCTCGAACGTCTTCGTGACCGATGAGAATCCCGGCTCGATGGCGAACCGGTCCAGCCCGATGACGCCCCGGATGCCCTCCTCGACGCCGCCCTTGTACGGGCCGAGGGCGATGGAGGCCGCGGCCGCGGACCCGACGGCCCCTTCCTGTCCCGCCAGCGACTGCGTCATGACCCCCAGCGACAGGAGGGCGACGATGTCGTTCTTCGCCAACGGCGGATCGGAGACCATGTCGACCTCGTATTTATCGAGCGTCCCCGTCACGGATACGGTCACGGTCACGTTGCCTTTCTTCGTTTCCGCCCGCACGTCGAGCCGCGGATTGTTCTTCCGGGGGTCCTGGAAGTCGACCAGCGCACGCTTGACGTCGTACTTGTTCCCGCGAAACTCCACGGTCCCCTCGACCACGTCGAACGATCCGAGGATGATCACCCGGCTGGTGTCGCCGACGATCCGGAATTCCCCCTTCGCGGTCGCGTCGGCCAGGTTGTTCCGGATGCGGATCGTGCCGTCGGCGATCGCATTGATGTCCAGCCGGACGCGAAAGGCGGATTTCTCCCGCCGCGCAGATACGTCGGCCAGGCGCTTGCCGAAATCGACCAGCGCTTTTTCGGGGCGCACGGTCTTCGTGTAGCGGGCCGATTGCACCTCGATTTCGCCGGTGACCAGGAGGTCGTCCACCGGCCCGAGCAGCTCCGCGTGTCCCTGCACGACCGGGCGGAATTCCTCCGGGTAAGGATATCGCATGTCGAGGAAGTCCACCGAGAAGTACAGGCGCTGCCCCGCATCCATCTTGAGCGGGACCTCTCCCCATCCGTCGACGAAGCCGCCCCCGCTCCTCGCTTCGAAATGTTCGAAAACGATCTTTTCCCGGCTGAGGATCGCGTCCGCCCGGATCCCCTCGATGAGTTGGCCGTACCCGAGGAAGGAAAGGGTGCCGTTTTCCACGTGGCCCGTCCCGACGATCGAGGGGGCGTCCGTGTTCCCGGTGACCCTCGCTTCGAGCGTCACCGTCCCGTCGATGCGATCGAACACGCCGGGAACGGCAAGCCGGACCGCCGACGCCGGCAGCTTCCCTTCCACGCGGACGTCGAGGCCCCCGCCCCAGGAGATTTTCCCGGAAATCCGGACGGGATTCCCGGCGGCGAGGATCGTCCCGCCGGTCCACCGAACCCCCTCCGGATCGATCCGCGCGGAAAGATCCTTTCCCGAGAATTCCATCCCCCCATCACTGTATTGGAACGATTCGACGACGACGTTTCCCGTGGTCTTCTCCACCGCACGGAGCGCTCCCCCGATTTCCGCGCGTCCGCGGAGAAAGAAGCGCCGCGTATCGATTTTCGCCGTCCCGTTCCCCGGTTCGCCCAGGGTGAACGGTCCCTCCAGGCGGAAGACGAACGGCTCGCTCAGGGAGACGGACCACGCCAGCCGGGAGTCGGGGGCACGTGTCAGGACCTCCCCCTCGAATACGTCCCCACGCTTCCTGCCGGAAGCGCGGCATTCCCCGAAGCGCACCTCGCCGACGGAAAGGTCCGTCGTCCGCACCGAACCGTGCAGGGCGGGAAAGACCCCCGGCGAAAGGGGACGGCCCTCCGCGATGTCCTCAAGGCGAATCACCCCGCCGGCCTCGATGTTCCACGCGCCGCCGGAAGGGATATCGGAACGTCCTCCGGCGGCGAGAAGAACCGACGTGGGGACCTCCCTTGCTTCCAGCGACACCTTCGTCGCCCACCGGTCGGAGCGCTGGATCTCTCCGTCGATCCGCACCGCGGGCGACGCCGCACGGAAGGAGAACGTCCCCTCGGCGGCATCGAGACGCCCTTCCGCGCGCACACCCGACAGGCGCGACGGGCCCACCGAGAGTTCCGCCGTCCCCGCCGTGAACCGCGGCACCTCCCACCCCATCGGACCGCGGCGTGCCGCGAACCGGGCATCGACGATGCCCCGCAATTCGCCGGGGTTGTCCCGGTGGAGGAGGGAAAAGACCTGGGCGATCTCGATCCTCTCCAACGCCCCCTCGATCGCGATCCCGTGCCCGCCGTCGCCGGTCGCGGACCCATGGAACGCTCCGTTGCCGAACTGTCCCTCGACATCGACGCTCCATCGATCGGCGGATCCCGCCCTCGCGAACTCCCCACCCACCCGCAAGGCCCTCAGCGGGGTTCCGCGGATCTCGACGCGCGCGGCATGGAAGCGTCCCTTCGCCTCGACCTTCCCCTCCGCGACGCGGATCTTCCCGTCCGCCTCCCCTTTCCCCTCGATGCCTGCGAGATAGCGGGACGCCGCGCCGGCATCCGATCCCAGCGACGCCGCGACCGCGGAAACCCACCGGGCCGAATCCGACAGGTCGACCTGCCGTGCCGTGACCGTCCATTCGGAAGCGGCCCGTGACCGGTCGAAGGGAAAGGTCCAGGTCCCATCGAGGGTGGCCTGGAACCGTTGCGCCGGAATCTCGGCGGAAATATGCAGCGCCTCCGCCGGCACGCCGTCGATCGAAAACAGCACCGGAAGGGGGGGAAGCGCGCGAAACGAGAGGGCGGTCGCCGAAAGGGACGCGCTGCCGCGCAGGCGGGATACCGGGCCGGAGATTTCCCACTTCCCGGCGGCATTGTCCCAGGCGACGGGTTCATCGACGCCGTAATCCGCCGCCTTCCCGGCGGGGAGGGAAAGGGATCCGCGCAGGCGAAGCGTCCGCTCCGCGATCGATCCTTCGCCGTCCCCGCGCGATTCCGCCTTTCCTGCCAGCAGGCGGAACGAATCGACCCTGACGTCCCGGCCGCCGGAAACGGATCCTGTCGCCTCGAGCGACATCGGCAACCGCACCACCGGAACGTTCACGCCCGGGGAAGAAGCCCGTTCCATGCCGCCGGGGAACGCAATCGATACGTCTCCCTCGACGCGCTCCGCCGTTCCCCCGATGCGGACGGAAGCATCTCCGGTCCCTGCAAGGGATACCGGAACCCCGAGGCTCTCCCATGGGACCGACCCGAGGGAAACCCGCCGCAGGGACGCCTTTCCTTCCACGCGTCCGGTTGCGATGCGCCACAGACCGCCGGCCTCCAGGGCCCCGCCCCAGAGCTTCGCGCGCGCCTTGGCGATGCGAAGGACACGACCGCGCAGGGTGAGTTCCACCTCCCCCTCCGCGACGGCGGCTCCCGGAAAGCCCGCATTCCGCAAGACGAGGCGGGCCGCCCCTTCCGGATCGTTCCACGGACCGTCGGCGGTGACGGAGAACTCCGCCTTCCCCTCCTGGAAGACGCGCCGCAGTTGCGAACCCCCCGGAGCACCGGCGGCGATCCACCCGGCGATATCCACCTCTCCGGAGGCCTTCGCCGACGCGGTCCGCTTCCGCGTGTCGAGCGAACCGGAGAGGCGAATCCCGGCGGAGTCCCGCGCCGCCTTGAACTTCCGGACGCGCAGGATCCCCTCCTTGTAATAAAGGTCCGCTTCTACCGACGGGAACGGCCACACGCCGCCCGCGCCCCCCTGAAGCGCCACGTCACCCTCGGCCCGTTCGAGGGACGCCGTGACATGCGTCCCGAGGAAGGGCCCCTCACGGATCCGGACTTCGCGGACGACGGTCTGGAACCGGCGAAGAGGGCCCGGGGAGGTTACGAGGAGCGAACCGTCCATGAGAAGGATCTCCGGAAGGGAGGGGGACGGTCCTTCCTTCCGCGTCGACATCCACCGATCGTAGAGCGCGCGATTTTTCTCGCCCGCTTCCAACCGGAAATTCCGTACCCGGATCCGGGAGACGGGAAGATCGCCCGTGAGGAAGCGCATCGGGGAAAGGGATACGTCGACCGAACGGGCGCTCGCGAGGGGGAGATCCGCGAGCGCGTCGCGCAGCACCATGTTGTCGATGGAGACGTTAAGGTGCAGCAGGTGGAACTTCCATCCGCCGTACCGGACCGCGATGCCTTCGCGAGCGGCAGAGTCGACCAGCGCCGCAACGGCACGGCGCACCCTCTCCGGGATCTCGAGCGACAAACGCCACCCGACGACCGAAAGGAGGACGGCGAGGAGGAAGCCCCCGGTCCAACGAACCCATCGCATCGACATGATCCAATTATAGAGGAAGGAAGGTGGAGCGGGCGACCGGATTCGAACCGGCGACGTCAAGCTTGGGAAGCTTGCATTCTACCCCTGAATTACGCCCGCACGAGTGGTATTTCTATCACAAGCCAGACCCGGTTTGCAACCCGCGGGTGCGCCCTTCAACGACGCAGGCGGGCCTCGACATCACGATACCCGGGGGACTTTTCCTGGATCTCCCGGAAGATCTTCCGCGCCTCGTCCTTCCTCCCCGCGTTTTCCAAAAGGACCGCCTTGTGGTAGCGCACATCGCGGACCACCTCATCCCCCGCGGGGGACGTGGCGAGGATCGCGTCGAGCACGGCGAGCGCACCATCGAAGTCGGAGCGGTCGGCCAAGGTATCGGCCATGAGCGACCCCGCCCCGACGAACAGTTCCGGCTTGCGCATCGCCAGGCGGAACTCCGTGACGGCTTCGTCGAGCAGCCCCATCTCCTTGTAGGCGATCCCGAGGTTGTACCGGGCCTCGAGGTCCGTGTCCCCGATCTCTTCGTCGACCTTCGCCTGAAGCCGGCCGAGGGCGCTCCGGACGATGCTCTCCTCCCGCTCGTACCCCTCCTCGGGGGTCTCCCCCGGGGGGGGCGGCTCTTCCTCGGGAACCGGAGGGGGGGGTTCGGCGTGCGCCGGGGGAGGCGGCGGCGCTTCCACCCGCACCGGCTCCGGCTCGGCCCGCTTGGCGGCCGCATCGGTGAAGGAGAACACCCCGGCGGCGGCGACATTCCATCCGCCGCGGATGGCGCCGAGGACCTCCTCCACGATCGCCTTGCGTGCGGGATCGCCGTTCTCCGACTCGACTTCGGCGACCCGGTCCAGGATCGGGAGCCCTTCCTCCGGCACCCCGATCGCAAGCCAAAGGAAGCCGCACGGCTCGAGGACGACCGGGTCGCCGCCGGCCTGGAGAACGACGGAGCGCAACCGCTCGGAGAATTCGGCGTACATCCCGCTCGACATGACCTGCGGAACCGCCTTTTCCAGTTCGTTGACCGCCTCGTGCAGTTTCTTCTGGCCCCGGAGGATGTCGCAGATGTACAGCCGCGGCAGGGGGTTCTTCTTGAGGTACTCCGCCGTCTGCCGGAAAAAGTCGAGCCGCGGCTCATCGGAGGTGAACCGGGTCGGATCCGAGGCAATCTTCCGCAGCTCCGCCTGGGCATCCGAGGAGAGCCCCTCCTGCGCCAGCAGCCGGATCAGCCATTTCTGGAAGTCGTTGTTCCCGGGATCGTGCTTCTGCATCTGGCGCAGGACCGCGATCGCCTTGCTCGCGAATCCGTCCTTCTCGTAGAGGACGGCGGCACGGGCGAACTGGTCCAGCCCCTCGACGACCTCTCCCTGGTGCATAAGGAAGATGCCGAGCTTCTGGCGTGCCTGCGGGTCGTTCGGCGACGCCTGCACCTTCCTGGAAAG
This portion of the bacterium genome encodes:
- a CDS encoding HAMP domain-containing sensor histidine kinase, translated to MERKDVERYRLSLFGRMVMGVAHEVDNHLSVVLGFSELVQLAAGNEEKVRNGSGKILAAGERIGAIIQQFSRHARPHAPAQEPFLPGEVIPEILLFAKYDLGRNDVVVVPPEDLPRGILHADRRDFGLALLALLFNGAEAMAGTGGKLSIRASIDAEAWTFTVADSGPGIPAGSGEKIFEEGFTTRKSAFNVGMGLPVARYLVGQAGGTVSVASRAGGGCEAMIHIPLKARV
- a CDS encoding GGDEF domain-containing protein yields the protein MKKLDDMLVKWGMVSGEAPSTAELEWLKESRERVGMVIRARWAILAILAAYAVYAYFFYLHVTADALDVTPLHLAVAVGAFFFAVAYNAWYQYTYRAFSRIRQLNQAQLLFDLVFVTVIVHFSGGAVSWFWAMYLILTLESALIMDKASDTYAIALAGMVAYGGVLTMEYYRLIPPVHMPFENNELQSNFSYDMIKWGWVSIVNVCVAFIGVHMMDTVRRREAEMRELVTKDALTSFYNRRYFFHRLNSEIQRAKRYGRTLSLLILDVDDFKRFNDTFGHLEGDALLRRMADLIRGTIRRSDAKPSYEVDIACRYGGEEFAVILPEAAQVQGGEAAERLRASIEARGAGIVAEKIRHRIESTPMEGKSVTVSIGVSSYPEHGVEVESMIRAADEAMYAAKRAGKNRVVISRTT
- a CDS encoding sensor domain-containing diguanylate cyclase; this translates as MPEGDDRSRGVFRDRSGWRRGFAFSWCGLLALTAATSILLGGFSTAGGMFMAGVAAGEFVLAVVSSVLLERTVLQQVERLRNAVSGETDESLPSLKGPLAPLAEAISARQERSVATLRETVREREERLTQVERLRRALEETRANLESNVQYLRTIAEVSTVIAGTLDLEELYRILPERVMGKLGLNDFCIMLYSRETKRLVAKSLSGCDGRTPQAFTLAPGEGVAGKVFNTGEPAWIPDVRSSPDFLHYGGGRTDVRSFMCVPLVSKGKSIGVLMLNHSEANAFEPELLPTMRALAAHLAIAIENAEMFGLVRSLAEKDSLTLLYNHGAFHEKLAIELERANRYVRPMAVIILDLDRFKDINDRYGHTTGDRVLALVAGALGAQLRKTDIAARYGGDEFAVILPETDLSSAAVIAGRIAEGISSVRLDIGGGNIISFTASVGYAACAPDAPGRVEILNTADRLMYESKRRGPGGVLGMQI
- the bamA gene encoding outer membrane protein assembly factor BamA translates to MERSKAFPLLLAVALLLLPGSVAAADAVAQASTAPVISTISFQVSSPYLISYEELTGLIKVRPGDRLTREGVRASIRGLYEKSVFREVSAFTRETDGKADLLFFLRPYPLVAEIEVAGAKRFTPAQIISASRLKRGAPVEEKDLSDAEEAVKAFLARKGFVRGTATVSVICNVENGGGKVLVTVAEGEPGTVGNLRFPGASRFTPGELSGFLETESGKPHDFRRWEKGLSRLRSEYKKAGFLAVHVSDSVERCEPSSDLLCPAVQVEEGPRYAVRWEGVTAFTPTRLEEVAGLRSDEEISEGALVRDLRERLVAFYRGQGYLMSDAVVAVEVPSAGLTPLVVSVREGKRGYVKDVRFSGNHGLSEKTLRAQMTTRGRGVFHWITDSGKYRDEDWNDDMNAIVGLYQKSGYARMKILGIDNTWDDGGGIVKTIRMEEGPRYRVRNIEFRGNDHFLRSEFLAIIRNKEGAYLDYAGAEADQEAVAVHYRDSGYLDVRVESEVLLEADASSVVRFAIVEGPRYRLGNIVVQGTLLTRGTAVLRENPISPGGTAGEKDLLKFQQAVYATGLYKSVRVQRVKRPEEGILDLVFEVEEALFFEVEFGGGWGTDTGFRGLLGAKEKNLDGLGRSFSAQAIMSQKEQRLIGDLREPWIFGNRWKWEGGLTGSYQKAERISFNLRKASVVASITRKVLERSSVALQYELSRDQVSDVAPGAVLSPEDQGYATVAAVRALAVLDFRDDPFNPKKGTLLSGSAEVATLPLGSEVDYFKVSGQSSFYYTVFRRSTFVISGRAGMARAFGRTEEVPIQKRFFLGGRSTVRGFKEDELGAKGADGAPTGGDMMVNLNTELRVPLRYGMIGAMFIDAGSVWFARDPENGFDLRESAGLGLRYLTPVGPVGLDYGWKLDRRAGESPAEWHFTIGAVF
- a CDS encoding translocation/assembly module TamB domain-containing protein; this translates as MRWVRWTGGFLLAVLLSVVGWRLSLEIPERVRRAVAALVDSAAREGIAVRYGGWKFHLLHLNVSIDNMVLRDALADLPLASARSVDVSLSPMRFLTGDLPVSRIRVRNFRLEAGEKNRALYDRWMSTRKEGPSPSLPEILLMDGSLLVTSPGPLRRFQTVVREVRIREGPFLGTHVTASLERAEGDVALQGGAGGVWPFPSVEADLYYKEGILRVRKFKAARDSAGIRLSGSLDTRKRTASAKASGEVDIAGWIAAGAPGGSQLRRVFQEGKAEFSVTADGPWNDPEGAARLVLRNAGFPGAAVAEGEVELTLRGRVLRIAKARAKLWGGALEAGGLWRIATGRVEGKASLRRVSLGSVPWESLGVPVSLAGTGDASVRIGGTAERVEGDVSIAFPGGMERASSPGVNVPVVRLPMSLEATGSVSGGRDVRVDSFRLLAGKAESRGDGEGSIAERTLRLRGSLSLPAGKAADYGVDEPVAWDNAAGKWEISGPVSRLRGSASLSATALSFRALPPLPVLFSIDGVPAEALHISAEIPAQRFQATLDGTWTFPFDRSRAASEWTVTARQVDLSDSARWVSAVAASLGSDAGAASRYLAGIEGKGEADGKIRVAEGKVEAKGRFHAARVEIRGTPLRALRVGGEFARAGSADRWSVDVEGQFGNGAFHGSATGDGGHGIAIEGALERIEIAQVFSLLHRDNPGELRGIVDARFAARRGPMGWEVPRFTAGTAELSVGPSRLSGVRAEGRLDAAEGTFSFRAASPAVRIDGEIQRSDRWATKVSLEAREVPTSVLLAAGGRSDIPSGGAWNIEAGGVIRLEDIAEGRPLSPGVFPALHGSVRTTDLSVGEVRFGECRASGRKRGDVFEGEVLTRAPDSRLAWSVSLSEPFVFRLEGPFTLGEPGNGTAKIDTRRFFLRGRAEIGGALRAVEKTTGNVVVESFQYSDGGMEFSGKDLSARIDPEGVRWTGGTILAAGNPVRISGKISWGGGLDVRVEGKLPASAVRLAVPGVFDRIDGTVTLEARVTGNTDAPSIVGTGHVENGTLSFLGYGQLIEGIRADAILSREKIVFEHFEARSGGGFVDGWGEVPLKMDAGQRLYFSVDFLDMRYPYPEEFRPVVQGHAELLGPVDDLLVTGEIEVQSARYTKTVRPEKALVDFGKRLADVSARREKSAFRVRLDINAIADGTIRIRNNLADATAKGEFRIVGDTSRVIILGSFDVVEGTVEFRGNKYDVKRALVDFQDPRKNNPRLDVRAETKKGNVTVTVSVTGTLDKYEVDMVSDPPLAKNDIVALLSLGVMTQSLAGQEGAVGSAAAASIALGPYKGGVEEGIRGVIGLDRFAIEPGFSSVTKTFEPKFIVGKSFGDRASVSMATSIGTSADSTATAEVKLRENIFLQGSWQSATTTQEGDLGADLKFRYRYRQWKDFLRGKE